One region of Sardina pilchardus chromosome 18, fSarPil1.1, whole genome shotgun sequence genomic DNA includes:
- the LOC134064444 gene encoding uncharacterized protein LOC134064444, whose translation MNYFHPCPYHRYYTMLSSGIDHTHWPSHFLPPIPPAPQLPLSWVVASPCGPPETTGRTLHFFYGSMPVPVSVPPWYYNNLLWSQPSVNPSPSQKLGPVKPSPRASHSQAPAAPWPEGFTLKGELRWGRLERVYGPRRELPNFVKEDLRRMYGTFPRTDVSISCQGGEFVVHGDPQVGEQEYRVEKKVVRQMESPGAESVSVIVEQRKKKRARRFK comes from the coding sequence ATGAATTATTTTCATCCGTGTCCATACCACAGATACTACACCATGCTCTCCTCAGGGATCgatcacacacactggcccagtCACTTCCTCCCACCGATCCCGCCCGCACCTCAACTGCCTCTGAGTTGGGTGGTGGCAAGTCCCTGCGGCCCTCCAGAAACAACTGGCCGGACTTTACACTTCTTCTATGGATCAATGCCAGTACCGGTGTCCGTCCCTCCCTGGTATTACAACAATCTCTTATGGTCCCAGCCATCTGTGAACCCATCACCAAGCCAGAAACTGGGCCCTGTTAAACCCAGCCCCAGAGCCAGCCACAGCCAGGCCCCCGCAGCACCCTGGCCGGAGGGCTTCACCCTGAAGGGGGAACTCCGGTGGGGGAGGCTAGAGAGGGTGTATGGCCCCCGCAGGGAACTTCCGAACTTTGTCAAGGAAGACTTGCGACGGATGTACGGCACTTTCCCCCGGACCGATGTGAGCATCAGCTGCCAGGGTGGAGAGTTTGTGGTGCACGGGGACCCGCAGGTGGGCGAACAGGAGTACAGAGTGGAGAAGAAAGTGGTGCGTCAGATGGAGAGCCCTGGGgcggagagtgtgagtgtgatagtggagcagagaaaaaagaagagagcaaGGCGTTTTAAGTAG
- the sufu gene encoding suppressor of fused homolog isoform X1: protein MDDMRPTSGAAAHLGLASLFPTGLQAVYAECRRLYPDQANPLQVTAIVKYWLGGPDPLDYISMYRNMGCVAQDVQEHWHYISMGLSDLYGDNRVHEFSGPDGPSGFGFELTFRLKREAGETAPPTWPAELMQGLARYVFQSENTFCSGDHISWHSPLDNSESRIQHMLLTEDPQMQPVLTPFGQVSFLQIVGVCTEELQAAQQWNGQGILDLLRGVHVAGGPWLVTDMRRGETIFEIDPHLQQERVEKGIETDGSNLSGVSAKCVWDDLSRPPEDEDDSRSICIGSQPRRLSDKDTEQIREALRKGLEINSKAVLPPIGGQRQNHDRPQQSLGHLQTQQASRSRKDSLESESSAAIVPHELVRTRQLESVHLKFNQESGTLLPLCLRGRLLHGRHFTYKSINGDTAITFVSTGVEGAFATEEHPYAAHGPWLQILLTEEFVEQMLGELQDLSSREETKQPKEYSWPERKLKISVLPDSAFDSPLQ from the exons ATGGATGATATGCGGCCTACTAGCGGCGCGGCAGCCCACCTCGGGCTTGCGTCGCTATTCCCCACTGGTCTCCAAGCTGTGTATGCGGAATGCAGGCGCTTGTATCCCGACCAGGCCAACCCCTTGCAAGTTACAGCCATCGTTAAATactg GCTAGGTGGGCCGGACCCACTAGACTACATCAGTATGTACAGGAACATGGGCTGTGTGGCACAGGATGTCCAGGAGCACTGGCATTACATTAGTATGGGACTCAGTGACCTGTATGGAGACAACAGAGTCCATGA GTTCTCGGGTCCTGATGGCCCCAGTGGTTTTGGCTTTGAGCTGACATTCAGACTGAAGAGGGAGGCTGGGGAGACGGCACCCCCCACCTGGCCCGCAGAGCTGATGCAGGGGCTGGCCCGATACGTCTTTCAGTCAG aaaaCACGTTCTGCAGTGGCGACCACATCTCGTGGCACAGCCCCCTGGACAACAGCGAGTCTCGTATCCAGCACATGCTCCTGACCGAAGACCCCCAGATGCAACCCGTGCTCACTCCCTTTGGCCAAGTCAGCTTCCTCCAG ATTGTGGGTGTATGTACAGAGGAGCTGCAGGCAGCACAGCAGTGGAACGGCCAGGGCATCTTGGATCTCCTGCGAGGGGTGCACGT gGCAGGGGGCCCATGGCTGGTCACAgacatgaggagaggagagacgataTTTGAGATCGACCCACACCTACAA CAGGAGCGAGTGGAGAAGGGCATTGAGACGGACGGCTCCAACCTGAGTGGCGTGAGCGCCAAGTGTGTGTGGGACGACCTGAGTCGGCCGCCAGAGGACGAGGACGACAGCCGCAGCATCTGCATCGGCTCACAGCCCCGACGCCTCTCTGATAAAG ACACAGAGCAGATCAGAGAAGCCTTGAGGAAAGGACTAGAGATCAACAGCAAGGCTGTTCTCCCGCCAATAGGTGGCCAAAGGCAGAACCACGATCGACCCCA ACAATCACTGGGACATTTGCAGACCCAGCAGGCTTCAAG AAGCCGTAAAGACAGCCTGGAGAGCGAGAGCTCGGCGGCCATCGTCCCTCACGAGCTGGTACGCACGCGGCAGCTAGAGAGCGTCCACCTCAAGTTCAACCAGGAGTCCGGCACACTCTTGCCCCTTTGCCTCAG GGGCCGGCTGCTTCACGGGAGGCACTTCACGTACAAGAGCATAAACGGAGACACGGCCATCACCTTTGTGTCGACCGGCGTGGAGGGAGCCTTCGCCACGGAGGAGCATCCGTATGCCGCGCACGGCCCCTGGCTGCAG atcctaCTCACAGAGGAGTTTGTGGAACAGATGCTGGGAGAGCTGCAGGATTTGAGCTCTCGCGAGGAG ACCAAGCAGCCCAAGGAGTACAGCTGGCCGGAGAGGAAGCTGAAGATCTCTGTGCTGCCGGACTCGGCATTCGACAGCCCTCTGCAGTAG
- the sufu gene encoding suppressor of fused homolog isoform X2 gives MDDMRPTSGAAAHLGLASLFPTGLQAVYAECRRLYPDQANPLQVTAIVKYWLGGPDPLDYISMYRNMGCVAQDVQEHWHYISMGLSDLYGDNRVHEFSGPDGPSGFGFELTFRLKREAGETAPPTWPAELMQGLARYVFQSENTFCSGDHISWHSPLDNSESRIQHMLLTEDPQMQPVLTPFGQVSFLQIVGVCTEELQAAQQWNGQGILDLLRGVHVAGGPWLVTDMRRGETIFEIDPHLQQERVEKGIETDGSNLSGVSAKCVWDDLSRPPEDEDDSRSICIGSQPRRLSDKDTEQIREALRKGLEINSKAVLPPIGGQRQNHDRPQQSLGHLQTQQASSRKDSLESESSAAIVPHELVRTRQLESVHLKFNQESGTLLPLCLRGRLLHGRHFTYKSINGDTAITFVSTGVEGAFATEEHPYAAHGPWLQILLTEEFVEQMLGELQDLSSREETKQPKEYSWPERKLKISVLPDSAFDSPLQ, from the exons ATGGATGATATGCGGCCTACTAGCGGCGCGGCAGCCCACCTCGGGCTTGCGTCGCTATTCCCCACTGGTCTCCAAGCTGTGTATGCGGAATGCAGGCGCTTGTATCCCGACCAGGCCAACCCCTTGCAAGTTACAGCCATCGTTAAATactg GCTAGGTGGGCCGGACCCACTAGACTACATCAGTATGTACAGGAACATGGGCTGTGTGGCACAGGATGTCCAGGAGCACTGGCATTACATTAGTATGGGACTCAGTGACCTGTATGGAGACAACAGAGTCCATGA GTTCTCGGGTCCTGATGGCCCCAGTGGTTTTGGCTTTGAGCTGACATTCAGACTGAAGAGGGAGGCTGGGGAGACGGCACCCCCCACCTGGCCCGCAGAGCTGATGCAGGGGCTGGCCCGATACGTCTTTCAGTCAG aaaaCACGTTCTGCAGTGGCGACCACATCTCGTGGCACAGCCCCCTGGACAACAGCGAGTCTCGTATCCAGCACATGCTCCTGACCGAAGACCCCCAGATGCAACCCGTGCTCACTCCCTTTGGCCAAGTCAGCTTCCTCCAG ATTGTGGGTGTATGTACAGAGGAGCTGCAGGCAGCACAGCAGTGGAACGGCCAGGGCATCTTGGATCTCCTGCGAGGGGTGCACGT gGCAGGGGGCCCATGGCTGGTCACAgacatgaggagaggagagacgataTTTGAGATCGACCCACACCTACAA CAGGAGCGAGTGGAGAAGGGCATTGAGACGGACGGCTCCAACCTGAGTGGCGTGAGCGCCAAGTGTGTGTGGGACGACCTGAGTCGGCCGCCAGAGGACGAGGACGACAGCCGCAGCATCTGCATCGGCTCACAGCCCCGACGCCTCTCTGATAAAG ACACAGAGCAGATCAGAGAAGCCTTGAGGAAAGGACTAGAGATCAACAGCAAGGCTGTTCTCCCGCCAATAGGTGGCCAAAGGCAGAACCACGATCGACCCCA ACAATCACTGGGACATTTGCAGACCCAGCAGGCTTCAAG CCGTAAAGACAGCCTGGAGAGCGAGAGCTCGGCGGCCATCGTCCCTCACGAGCTGGTACGCACGCGGCAGCTAGAGAGCGTCCACCTCAAGTTCAACCAGGAGTCCGGCACACTCTTGCCCCTTTGCCTCAG GGGCCGGCTGCTTCACGGGAGGCACTTCACGTACAAGAGCATAAACGGAGACACGGCCATCACCTTTGTGTCGACCGGCGTGGAGGGAGCCTTCGCCACGGAGGAGCATCCGTATGCCGCGCACGGCCCCTGGCTGCAG atcctaCTCACAGAGGAGTTTGTGGAACAGATGCTGGGAGAGCTGCAGGATTTGAGCTCTCGCGAGGAG ACCAAGCAGCCCAAGGAGTACAGCTGGCCGGAGAGGAAGCTGAAGATCTCTGTGCTGCCGGACTCGGCATTCGACAGCCCTCTGCAGTAG
- the sufu gene encoding suppressor of fused homolog isoform X3: MDDMRPTSGAAAHLGLASLFPTGLQAVYAECRRLYPDQANPLQVTAIVKYWLGGPDPLDYISMYRNMGCVAQDVQEHWHYISMGLSDLYGDNRVHEFSGPDGPSGFGFELTFRLKREAGETAPPTWPAELMQGLARYVFQSENTFCSGDHISWHSPLDNSESRIQHMLLTEDPQMQPVLTPFGQVSFLQIVGVCTEELQAAQQWNGQGILDLLRGVHVAGGPWLVTDMRRGETIFEIDPHLQQERVEKGIETDGSNLSGVSAKCVWDDLSRPPEDEDDSRSICIGSQPRRLSDKDTEQIREALRKGLEINSKAVLPPIGGQRQNHDRPQSRKDSLESESSAAIVPHELVRTRQLESVHLKFNQESGTLLPLCLRGRLLHGRHFTYKSINGDTAITFVSTGVEGAFATEEHPYAAHGPWLQILLTEEFVEQMLGELQDLSSREETKQPKEYSWPERKLKISVLPDSAFDSPLQ, translated from the exons ATGGATGATATGCGGCCTACTAGCGGCGCGGCAGCCCACCTCGGGCTTGCGTCGCTATTCCCCACTGGTCTCCAAGCTGTGTATGCGGAATGCAGGCGCTTGTATCCCGACCAGGCCAACCCCTTGCAAGTTACAGCCATCGTTAAATactg GCTAGGTGGGCCGGACCCACTAGACTACATCAGTATGTACAGGAACATGGGCTGTGTGGCACAGGATGTCCAGGAGCACTGGCATTACATTAGTATGGGACTCAGTGACCTGTATGGAGACAACAGAGTCCATGA GTTCTCGGGTCCTGATGGCCCCAGTGGTTTTGGCTTTGAGCTGACATTCAGACTGAAGAGGGAGGCTGGGGAGACGGCACCCCCCACCTGGCCCGCAGAGCTGATGCAGGGGCTGGCCCGATACGTCTTTCAGTCAG aaaaCACGTTCTGCAGTGGCGACCACATCTCGTGGCACAGCCCCCTGGACAACAGCGAGTCTCGTATCCAGCACATGCTCCTGACCGAAGACCCCCAGATGCAACCCGTGCTCACTCCCTTTGGCCAAGTCAGCTTCCTCCAG ATTGTGGGTGTATGTACAGAGGAGCTGCAGGCAGCACAGCAGTGGAACGGCCAGGGCATCTTGGATCTCCTGCGAGGGGTGCACGT gGCAGGGGGCCCATGGCTGGTCACAgacatgaggagaggagagacgataTTTGAGATCGACCCACACCTACAA CAGGAGCGAGTGGAGAAGGGCATTGAGACGGACGGCTCCAACCTGAGTGGCGTGAGCGCCAAGTGTGTGTGGGACGACCTGAGTCGGCCGCCAGAGGACGAGGACGACAGCCGCAGCATCTGCATCGGCTCACAGCCCCGACGCCTCTCTGATAAAG ACACAGAGCAGATCAGAGAAGCCTTGAGGAAAGGACTAGAGATCAACAGCAAGGCTGTTCTCCCGCCAATAGGTGGCCAAAGGCAGAACCACGATCGACCCCA AAGCCGTAAAGACAGCCTGGAGAGCGAGAGCTCGGCGGCCATCGTCCCTCACGAGCTGGTACGCACGCGGCAGCTAGAGAGCGTCCACCTCAAGTTCAACCAGGAGTCCGGCACACTCTTGCCCCTTTGCCTCAG GGGCCGGCTGCTTCACGGGAGGCACTTCACGTACAAGAGCATAAACGGAGACACGGCCATCACCTTTGTGTCGACCGGCGTGGAGGGAGCCTTCGCCACGGAGGAGCATCCGTATGCCGCGCACGGCCCCTGGCTGCAG atcctaCTCACAGAGGAGTTTGTGGAACAGATGCTGGGAGAGCTGCAGGATTTGAGCTCTCGCGAGGAG ACCAAGCAGCCCAAGGAGTACAGCTGGCCGGAGAGGAAGCTGAAGATCTCTGTGCTGCCGGACTCGGCATTCGACAGCCCTCTGCAGTAG
- the sufu gene encoding suppressor of fused homolog isoform X4 has product MDDMRPTSGAAAHLGLASLFPTGLQAVYAECRRLYPDQANPLQVTAIVKYWLGGPDPLDYISMYRNMGCVAQDVQEHWHYISMGLSDLYGDNRVHEFSGPDGPSGFGFELTFRLKREAGETAPPTWPAELMQGLARYVFQSENTFCSGDHISWHSPLDNSESRIQHMLLTEDPQMQPVLTPFGQVSFLQIVGVCTEELQAAQQWNGQGILDLLRGVHVAGGPWLVTDMRRGETIFEIDPHLQQERVEKGIETDGSNLSGVSAKCVWDDLSRPPEDEDDSRSICIGSQPRRLSDKDTEQIREALRKGLEINSKAVLPPIGGQRQNHDRPHRKDSLESESSAAIVPHELVRTRQLESVHLKFNQESGTLLPLCLRGRLLHGRHFTYKSINGDTAITFVSTGVEGAFATEEHPYAAHGPWLQILLTEEFVEQMLGELQDLSSREETKQPKEYSWPERKLKISVLPDSAFDSPLQ; this is encoded by the exons ATGGATGATATGCGGCCTACTAGCGGCGCGGCAGCCCACCTCGGGCTTGCGTCGCTATTCCCCACTGGTCTCCAAGCTGTGTATGCGGAATGCAGGCGCTTGTATCCCGACCAGGCCAACCCCTTGCAAGTTACAGCCATCGTTAAATactg GCTAGGTGGGCCGGACCCACTAGACTACATCAGTATGTACAGGAACATGGGCTGTGTGGCACAGGATGTCCAGGAGCACTGGCATTACATTAGTATGGGACTCAGTGACCTGTATGGAGACAACAGAGTCCATGA GTTCTCGGGTCCTGATGGCCCCAGTGGTTTTGGCTTTGAGCTGACATTCAGACTGAAGAGGGAGGCTGGGGAGACGGCACCCCCCACCTGGCCCGCAGAGCTGATGCAGGGGCTGGCCCGATACGTCTTTCAGTCAG aaaaCACGTTCTGCAGTGGCGACCACATCTCGTGGCACAGCCCCCTGGACAACAGCGAGTCTCGTATCCAGCACATGCTCCTGACCGAAGACCCCCAGATGCAACCCGTGCTCACTCCCTTTGGCCAAGTCAGCTTCCTCCAG ATTGTGGGTGTATGTACAGAGGAGCTGCAGGCAGCACAGCAGTGGAACGGCCAGGGCATCTTGGATCTCCTGCGAGGGGTGCACGT gGCAGGGGGCCCATGGCTGGTCACAgacatgaggagaggagagacgataTTTGAGATCGACCCACACCTACAA CAGGAGCGAGTGGAGAAGGGCATTGAGACGGACGGCTCCAACCTGAGTGGCGTGAGCGCCAAGTGTGTGTGGGACGACCTGAGTCGGCCGCCAGAGGACGAGGACGACAGCCGCAGCATCTGCATCGGCTCACAGCCCCGACGCCTCTCTGATAAAG ACACAGAGCAGATCAGAGAAGCCTTGAGGAAAGGACTAGAGATCAACAGCAAGGCTGTTCTCCCGCCAATAGGTGGCCAAAGGCAGAACCACGATCGACCCCA CCGTAAAGACAGCCTGGAGAGCGAGAGCTCGGCGGCCATCGTCCCTCACGAGCTGGTACGCACGCGGCAGCTAGAGAGCGTCCACCTCAAGTTCAACCAGGAGTCCGGCACACTCTTGCCCCTTTGCCTCAG GGGCCGGCTGCTTCACGGGAGGCACTTCACGTACAAGAGCATAAACGGAGACACGGCCATCACCTTTGTGTCGACCGGCGTGGAGGGAGCCTTCGCCACGGAGGAGCATCCGTATGCCGCGCACGGCCCCTGGCTGCAG atcctaCTCACAGAGGAGTTTGTGGAACAGATGCTGGGAGAGCTGCAGGATTTGAGCTCTCGCGAGGAG ACCAAGCAGCCCAAGGAGTACAGCTGGCCGGAGAGGAAGCTGAAGATCTCTGTGCTGCCGGACTCGGCATTCGACAGCCCTCTGCAGTAG